In Ammospiza nelsoni isolate bAmmNel1 chromosome 11, bAmmNel1.pri, whole genome shotgun sequence, the genomic window AAGCCGGATTACCACCCGGAATAGTCCCACGGCTCCAGCTGGGCCGGATTAACAAGGATTCATCTACAAGGAGAGGAGATGGGGAGGGACTCTGCCCTGTGGGGGTCCCCGGCCTGGGGGAGCACCCAcctgctgccagggacaccctgtgccctcgCTGGGCACAGGTGGGAGCCGTGGGTGCTTGCATGTGGGTGCTGCGGGCTGTGGGGACACTTAGGCTGTCACTgtgtggcacaggcagggctggcaggactGGCTGCCTGTCCCCACGTGTGCTGCTGGGGACCgtgtgtgctgctgggggctgtgccggGCTCTGACCGGGGGAACGGGCACAGCGCAGGAGCCAGTCTTGCCCAGGGTCATACACATCCTGCTGGCCACGTTGCCTGATGCAATGGACCTCCCATCCTGCATATCTGCTGGCACTGCCGACAgagctcccctgcccagcccccagCTCCCGCCTCCCGCGGGGATTTTCCACCTTTTCAATGAGATGCGTGGAAGCGAGGTgtgaggcagagagagggatgCGGTCCCTTCCAGGACCCAAACCCTCCCCGTGGTGCCCTGGTCCCCGAGGAAGCCTGGCCGGGGGCCGAGGTGAGCCCAGGACTGCCCGTGTGCCAGAGCAGGGCCGGGATTTGGGAGCCGGGCCGCCCCACACACGTGTCCCCATCGCAGCGAGGGCGGGCAGGCTGTGTGCTGGCCGGGACGAGCGTGCAGACCGAACGCAGCCTGCCCGGGAGCGCAGACGTGGCCGGCGGGACGGGACGTGCCGTCCCACGCATCCGGCTCCGTGTTCTTctgccggggctgcgggacaGCACCGGGGCCCGGCCCAGGCTGCCTGGCCACCCCGCAGTGTTGGTGGGgtgtcagcagctctgggagcagcctggcagaggtGGGAGGTCTGGCTGCAGCGCTGTCCTTGTGTCCCAAAGCCcggcaggcagcagagaggcaCATGCTGGGAAATCGATGCAGCTtgcccagcacccccaggaacgctgccctgggtgccacagcctggagggTTCTGTGCCCATGCATGTGGCCAGGTCCACACCGTCAGCTGGGTGAGtgggcactggagctgctggtcaGGAGTGGGATTATGCCAGGCAGCATGCGAGCTACCCTACATGTCAGTGAAGATGGGATGGCAGTATCCCATCTGCGTGGTGGCACCCTGAGGGAGGAGATCCCTGAGGAGATGCTCTTTGCCCAGAGCACAGGGTTCCCAGCTAAGGTGGGCACACAGTGAGGTGGTGAACCCACCAACCCCACTTGGAGGGGAACCAAGCCACCCCTTCAGGGCCGCCCGTCACTCTGTATTTGCTGTTCTGCCTTATCGCaaggcaaacagcagcaggcagggctcacACTGCCCGATCGAATCGTCTCATGCTCCCTCCTCTTTCATCTCCCCCCTTGCCCTGGCTACTGCCACCAGGAGAGCCTGGCCGGGGGGGCAAAGGCCAGGGCCAGCTGGGGAAGTGGCAGTGAGTGGTGCTGGGcccgtgccagggctgtgccagggctgtgccaggctgcccGGCGGGAGGAAGCGTCTGGGTGGCAGCACGAAGCCCGGTGCATGCTGAATGAGCCCGGCCGTGCCGCTTGCTATTCCGAGAGACGCTTGGGGGAAGAAGTTGGTATTTCCtgagctgcccagagaggtgtaATTATAACCTGGGAGAAGAAAGGGGCTGCAGACGAGAGTGCCCAGCCTTCCTGGCGCCCGTgggggagcgggcaggggagTGGGCAGATGCTGCGTGCCACCAGCGGGATGCGGTGAAGCCCTGCCCGCAGGCAACCCAGCGGCACTGGGGGGCTTAGGGAGGTGTTGGAACCTCACAGATCTGGTGCCCCCACTCAATCCCACGCTGGGTGAGCGGTGGGTTCAGCGATGCCTGCCCGTGGTGGTGGGAAGGCGCAGAGTTAACGGTGGCTTTTGGACGTGCTGGCAGCCTTGTTCatgcctggatccatcccaAGCGGAGGCCTAGTGGAGGGGATAAATCATCACCCAGAACCCGCCCTGCGCTTCCCTCTCGTCCCCCGCATGGCTGAACCTTCTCATTTTGGTTCCTGCTGGCCTGTGTCCTGCCTCAGCCTCCCCacctggctgggtgctgcaggtaGGGTGGCCCAAATATGTGCCCACCACCCGGGCCAACCGCAGGGGTTCGGcccccctggcagtgccagcagccagtGTGTGGCCTGGGATGACCCTGCCAGGTCTTTGTGGCctggatgggcagggacaagcagggcagcagctcaggagacCGGAGGTGCTGGCACCCACACCCTGACGTGTCATCCTTCCCTTGCGTGCCAGCAGGACTGCTGGACCCGACTGTGCTGTGGGAAGGCTCCTCAGATTTCTGGGGACACCAGTCCCCTGGGAGCATAAAGATGGGCATGTCCCCTGCTCACCCCATGGCGACCCCAGGCAGCGGGGTGGTGGGGCAGCAGCATCCTCCCAGTACTGGGGACCATACTGCATCCCAGCCAGGCCTAACCTCCGGCTGGGTGGCAGCAGCCCTTGGCTGGACATAGCCCCAGTGTGGAGCCCCCTGGCCAGCCGGACAAGACCCCAGCCCCTCGGGGCAGTGGGGGGTGGCGGGACCCTGCCCCGGCTGCCAGCCTGCCCCAGAAAGCCACCCTGTGCCGTTTCCCAGCGGGGCGGGGAGGGCCGGGGCTCGCACAGAGGCGGCTTTGTGCGGCGTGCCAAGGCGTCCCGCGCTCGGCAGCCCGGCCGCCTTCCCCTGCCAAGGAGCTGTCTCCCGGCCCCGCGCTCTTTCCTGCTCCGTTTGTCCAGCCCTGACGTgcccccgagccccccgccTTGGCACCCCGGCAGCGGCGGGACGCGGGTGAGCCCTTCGCGCCGGGCAGCACCACGGGCTTTACATAACGGCGGCCGGGGGGTCCCTGAGCTGCCTGCCCCGTCCTCAGCCTCCCGAACGCCCCCACTCACTCGCCTGCTGGCACCCGTCTGCAGGAGGGGAAACTGAGTCATGGAGCCGAGAGCTGCGGGCAGGGGAGTGGAGGTGGGCAGGCGGTGTGCATGGGGactctggggctgggcagtgctgtgagcAAGGGGACGGGGTGGGCTGTGGGATGTCTGGCTGGGCGAGAGGGCACCCGCACACTGGGGCTCTGGTGGGgcactggagctggggctgagttCCGTGGGACATTGTGTGCTGAGCAGGCAGAAGGGAGGAGAAGAAGCACACCACCGTGATGCCTGGCTCAGTGACCCTCCCATCCCTGCCGTGCCACCAGCGCTggtgctgagcccagctccagagtCCCTGATGGAGGCAGGACTTGTGAGGCTCCAGGCCAGCCCCTCcgctgctcctgcccagagctggaccGCTGTTGCCTCCCTCTTGCAgagcctgagcagagcccaTAGCAATCCCAGCTGTCTCCCAGCCATGGATACCACGGACGTGCCCCTGCAGGCTGAGATGGTGGAGCTGGTGCCCAACGGGAAGCACACGGCTGCACTCACCACCTCCACTGTCCCCTCACTGGCGGGTGACAGGTAGGGCACTCAGGGCAAGGGGTGGTGCAGGGACTTGGGGGGTCCTccgagctgctccctgcccgtGAGATACCAGCCAGGGCTGATGGTCCCTGACTCTGCTTTGGCTTCACTCCTCTCCCTCCATGGGCAGATTTGAAGAGAACCAGACTGGCGTGGCAGAGATGGAGGAGTTCCTGCCCCACGGTGCTGAGAAGAAGCAGACACACTTCACTGATGTGAGTAGCAGCATGGGCACAGTGCCTGGGGTGGCATGGGGCAAGCTCCCAGTGTGACTGGTGCATCCCCTCCCTGTTGTGTCCTGTAACAGTTTGAAGGGAAGACGTCTTTCGGGATGTCCGTCTTCAACCTGAGCAATGCCATCATGGGCAGCGGCATCCTGGGGCTGGCCTATGCCATGGCCAACACTGGCATCATCCTCTTCCTGTGAGTGCCATGGGGGCATGGGAGGGATGTTCAGGCATGGGGGGCTCCTCCAAGGGGATCGGTGGGTGCAGGCAAGAAAGAAGTCTCTGGCTTGGGATGATGCAGGGACCAGTGTCCCCActtggggggaggaggaagagggtgAAGGTCTGCCTTCCTTACTACGAAGTCAGATTTTCAAAAGTAGCTTGAAGGAGGTGAGTCATGGCTCCTTTTGTGTGTGGAGACATGGACTGAATCTGCCCCATGAACACCCAGCTGGTGCTCAGGCAAGGGTGTGGTATCCTGGGGGTGGTATCCTGGGACAGCTGCCCACAGGTAGAGCACATCTGCATGGGGTTTGCCCCACAGCCATGTCTGAGTCCTGTGCTGTGACCCACTGGTAACTgtgctctcctcctgcagcttcctcctCACAGCAGTGGCCCTGCTCTCCAGCTACTCCATCCACCTGCTGCTCAAGTCCTCGGGCATTGTGGGTGAGTGCCAATCCTCAGCAGGGCTATGCTGGGGCTCCCACCCTGACTCTCACCCACCACCACCGCTCCCTGTCCCACAGGCATCCGTGCCTATGAGCAGCTGGGTTATCGAGCATTCGGCACGCCGGGGAAGCTGGCAGCGGCCATCGCCATCACGCTGCAGAACATCGGGGGTGAGCTGGGggacctgccagggctggggatcGGGTGGGACCAGAGAACACCAGTGCACCAAGACCTCCTTCTGCCCCGCAGCCATGTCCAGCTACCTGTACATTGTCAAATCTGAAGTGCCTCTGGTCATCCAGACCTTCCTGAACCTGGAGGAGAAGACCACGTGAGTGCCTCCTGCCCACGCTGCCTGCGTGCCTTCCCTGGGCAGGCGCCGGGGCTCtggctccagctgtgcagcCCGTGGCAGGGATTTACTGTCATTAAGCCACTACTATTTTTGATAACTGTCAGTGCCGAATAAGCCCCTGGGTGAGATTAAACTGAGCTGAACTTCcaatccctgctcctcacatccCCTTGGGATCAGGCTTTCCTCCTTGAGCAGaacctggggctgcagggtgggggTCTGGTTGGGTATAGGTCCCCCCACCCCATGCCCACATCCCCACTAGCAACTCTAGCCCTTGTGGGCGCACCACTGTGGGGGTGGGCAGAACCCTAGTTCGAGGGCCCCTAGGGATGCTGGCCTCAGGGTCTCCAAGGATGCTGTCTCAGGGGTCCCCAGGGATGTTAGCAGAGCAGGAATGCCAGCCTCAGGGGACACCAGTGCCCCTGGGATTTGCCAGCTGAAGGGTCCCTAGCAATGGCAGACAGCCCCCACAgtggctgcctctgcctgctgtgccccagcagacTGAGGTGGTGAGCAGACCTTCTGCTTCCAGGGACTGGTACATGAATGGGAACTACCTGGTTATCCTGGTTTCTGTCACCATTATCCTGCCCCTGGCGCTCATGAAGCAGCTGGGTAAGTCAGGGAGATGCTACCCATGGCACTGGGGCCTGGCACCCTGGGTCTCCCACGGGGCGATGGTGCCAGCCTGGATGTGCTGGGCAAGGAGGGAACACTGAGCCAGTGCAAGGGTCCTGCCCACACCCAGCAGCCACTCTCCTCCCTCCGCAGGCTACCTTGGCTACGCCAGCGGCTTCTCCCTCAGCTGTATGGTCTTCTTCCTGATCTCGGTGAGcgccctctggcactggcagtgccttGGGGTGCCAAGCATGCCTCCTGCCGAGGTGTGAGGCTGGGCTgcttgctgtggggacagcagaggcagcagggacagcgggTGCTCGGGGCTGCAGAGACGCTGTGGCTGGGCTGTCAAGCTGCTGGGTTATTTTCGGCTGAAGGAACCGAATGTTGTGGAAAGGGAGAGGGGGGAAGGTGCTGGAGGGGCATCTGCACATGTGGCCCCTCCacgtgctgctgcctggctctgtcctgctgctcacccccacagggacaggctgggggagcagcatTGCCACAGGGCAGCACTAGCAAAAGGTGTCCCTGGGAGGGGGTCCCAGTAGGGTCACTCTCCAGCTGGGCATGTGGGCAatgtgtgctgggagctgggggcaCCAAGAACTGACTGGCCCCAtatcccctcccccaccccaggTCATCTACAAGAAGTTCCAGATCCCCTGCCCGCttccagagcaggaggggaacATCACGGGCATCCTCAACGTCACCACTGTCAGCACCAGTGACTACCAGAATGGCTACACAGTCCTCCAGGCTCCCGAGCAGGACACTTGCACACCCAGCTTCTTTACCCTGAACTCACAGGTAAAGACCTGAGGCTCTGGGTGAGCTCCCACCCTGTGCACCCAGTGAACATGGGTGGtcctggtgctggcagcccctgcctctGGGCCCCCAGCAGTCAGTCGTGCTCCTCTCACACAGACAGCCTACACCATCCCCATCATGGCCTTTGCCTTCGTCTGCCACCCCGAGGTGCTGCCCATCTACACTGAGCTGAAGGAGTGAGTCCTGGGTGGGGGCACCCACGGGGAGGGGTGGGCTTCACCCGGCGCCCACCCAAAGGCAGTGCCATCCATGTGGGGACCTGTGCCGGGGCAGTGTGGGGAGGTGGGTGATATGACCCTGGGTGGGGCAGTGGGTGGGTGCATGGCGGCTGATAGGACCTGGGATGGGTGGTATCAGTCTCAGGAGGTGGGTGATACAACCTGGGGTAGGTGGGTAGGCAATAT contains:
- the SLC38A3 gene encoding sodium-coupled neutral amino acid transporter 3, with amino-acid sequence MDTTDVPLQAEMVELVPNGKHTAALTTSTVPSLAGDRFEENQTGVAEMEEFLPHGAEKKQTHFTDFEGKTSFGMSVFNLSNAIMGSGILGLAYAMANTGIILFLFLLTAVALLSSYSIHLLLKSSGIVGIRAYEQLGYRAFGTPGKLAAAIAITLQNIGAMSSYLYIVKSEVPLVIQTFLNLEEKTTDWYMNGNYLVILVSVTIILPLALMKQLGYLGYASGFSLSCMVFFLISVIYKKFQIPCPLPEQEGNITGILNVTTVSTSDYQNGYTVLQAPEQDTCTPSFFTLNSQTAYTIPIMAFAFVCHPEVLPIYTELKDPSKKKMQCISNISIMVMYLMYFLAALFGYLTFYDRVESELLHTYNKVDPFDVLILCVRVAVLTAVTLTVPIVLFPVRRAIQQMLFQGKDFSWIRHIAIAVILLTFINLLVIFAPSILGIFGLIGATSAPCLIFIFPAIFYIRIMPKDKEPLRSTPKILAACFALLGVVFMIMSLSFIIIDWATGGGKSGGSH